From Halosolutus amylolyticus, a single genomic window includes:
- a CDS encoding 7-carboxy-7-deazaguanine synthase QueE, whose product MPVSDSADPGDASVAPGDRPDDATDALPINELFYSLQGEGRLAGVPSVFVRTSGCNLRCWFCDSYHTSWEPTHAWLDVDDIVAEVESYDAADHVVLTGGEPMIHDASVALLEALDDRGYHTTVETNGTIVRDAPIDLASVSPKLASSTPTPDRAPDGADAGPWAERHERDRIDLDALAGLVDAYEFQLKFVVSDADDMPEIREVLADLRDAAAVPIRDDDVLLMPEGATRERLAETRTRVADLAMEHGFRYTPRLHVDLWNDAPET is encoded by the coding sequence ATGCCCGTCTCCGACTCGGCCGACCCGGGCGACGCGAGCGTCGCTCCCGGCGATCGGCCGGACGACGCGACCGACGCCCTCCCGATCAACGAACTGTTCTACTCGCTGCAGGGAGAGGGACGGCTCGCCGGCGTTCCCTCGGTGTTCGTCCGCACGAGCGGCTGTAACCTCCGGTGCTGGTTCTGTGACTCCTATCACACCTCCTGGGAACCGACTCACGCCTGGCTCGACGTCGACGACATCGTCGCCGAGGTCGAATCGTACGACGCGGCCGACCACGTCGTCCTCACGGGCGGGGAGCCGATGATCCACGACGCGAGCGTGGCGCTGCTCGAGGCGCTCGACGACCGGGGCTATCACACCACCGTCGAGACGAACGGGACGATCGTCCGGGACGCGCCGATCGATCTCGCCTCCGTCAGCCCGAAACTCGCGAGCAGTACCCCGACGCCCGATCGCGCCCCGGACGGCGCCGACGCGGGACCCTGGGCGGAGCGCCACGAGCGCGATCGAATCGATCTCGACGCGCTGGCGGGACTCGTCGACGCGTACGAGTTCCAGCTGAAGTTCGTCGTGAGCGACGCGGACGACATGCCCGAGATCCGCGAGGTGCTCGCCGACCTTCGCGACGCCGCGGCCGTCCCGATCCGCGACGACGACGTGCTCCTGATGCCCGAGGGCGCGACCCGGGAACGACTCGCGGAGACGCGCACCCGTGTCGCCGACCTCGCGATGGAACACGGGTTCCGGTACACCCCGCGCCTCCACGTCGACCTCTGGAACGACGCGCCCGAGACGTAA
- a CDS encoding competence/damage-inducible protein A, translated as MNVAVVTVGDELLAGRTTDTNATWLCERFAERGVGVERVTTVPDRVADIARVVNEYRAAYEAVVVTGGLGPTHDDVTMEGVAAALGRDLEEHEAALAWLEEDGYSRADLTEGTTELPAGARALHNEAGVAPGAVLEGVYVLPGVPDEMKTMFETIAPEFTGDPTYREEVVAAEPESALLDRIALLRQEFDVSVGSYPGESVRIAIESTDEATVAAAAAWLRDRVESP; from the coding sequence ATGAACGTCGCGGTCGTCACGGTCGGAGACGAACTGCTCGCGGGACGAACGACGGACACGAACGCCACGTGGCTCTGTGAACGGTTCGCCGAGCGGGGCGTCGGCGTCGAGCGCGTCACGACGGTCCCGGATCGAGTCGCGGACATCGCCCGAGTCGTCAACGAGTACCGCGCGGCGTACGAAGCGGTCGTCGTGACCGGTGGGCTCGGCCCGACGCACGACGACGTGACCATGGAGGGCGTCGCCGCGGCCCTCGGCCGCGACCTCGAGGAACACGAGGCGGCCCTCGCGTGGCTCGAGGAAGACGGCTACTCGCGGGCCGACCTGACGGAGGGAACGACGGAGTTGCCGGCGGGAGCGCGGGCGCTCCACAACGAGGCGGGGGTCGCGCCCGGCGCGGTCCTCGAGGGGGTCTACGTCCTTCCCGGCGTGCCAGACGAGATGAAAACGATGTTCGAGACGATCGCGCCGGAGTTTACGGGCGATCCGACCTACCGGGAGGAAGTCGTCGCGGCCGAACCCGAGAGCGCACTCCTCGATCGGATCGCGCTGTTACGCCAGGAGTTCGACGTCTCCGTCGGGAGCTATCCCGGCGAGTCGGTCCGGATCGCGATCGAGAGCACGGACGAGGCGACCGTCGCGGCGGCTGCGGCGTGGCTTCGCGATCGGGTCGAGTCCCCCTGA
- a CDS encoding DUF7123 family protein: protein MTDYSDEEQRILSYLRESAARGEQYFRAKNIAEAIGLSSKQVGARLPHLAEKSDEVDIEKWGRARSTTWRVTIS from the coding sequence ATGACCGACTACTCCGACGAAGAGCAGCGGATTCTCTCGTATCTCCGCGAGAGCGCCGCCCGCGGAGAGCAGTACTTCCGGGCGAAGAACATCGCGGAAGCGATCGGACTCTCGTCGAAGCAGGTAGGGGCGCGGCTGCCACACCTCGCGGAGAAATCGGACGAGGTCGACATCGAGAAGTGGGGCCGGGCCCGCTCGACGACCTGGCGCGTCACCATCAGCTGA
- a CDS encoding 6-pyruvoyl trahydropterin synthase family protein, giving the protein MIDGVDADDSIDGEAADGVVGTRRVLHVGRDRPIRISTGHRILHHDGKCSRPHGHNYEVSVTLAGELTAEGWVADKGDITEVIEEWDHRFLLEAGDPLVEAFEAAGDSDAVVVLDHPPTAEVMSVLLEEKLAAALPDTVTDAAVQVNETSELCGGGQF; this is encoded by the coding sequence ATGATTGATGGCGTCGACGCGGACGATTCTATCGACGGCGAGGCCGCCGACGGCGTCGTTGGCACGCGGCGAGTGCTCCACGTGGGTCGCGATCGGCCGATCAGGATCAGCACCGGGCATCGGATCCTGCACCACGACGGGAAGTGCTCGCGCCCGCACGGGCACAACTACGAGGTGAGCGTCACCCTGGCCGGCGAACTCACCGCGGAGGGGTGGGTCGCCGACAAGGGCGATATTACCGAGGTAATCGAAGAGTGGGATCACAGGTTTCTCCTCGAGGCGGGGGACCCGCTCGTCGAGGCGTTCGAGGCGGCCGGCGACAGCGACGCCGTCGTCGTCCTCGACCATCCGCCGACGGCGGAGGTGATGAGCGTCCTCCTCGAGGAGAAACTGGCGGCTGCGCTCCCGGACACCGTCACCGACGCCGCCGTCCAGGTCAACGAGACCAGCGAACTCTGCGGCGGGGGGCAGTTCTGA
- a CDS encoding ATP-NAD kinase family protein, with protein MKSLGVVVNPIAGMGGRVGLKGTDGNVAEARRRGAEPRAPDRARTALSALHRRRPDCTVYTAAAVMGEYAAREAGYEPEVVYDPREGNGDGNPESASDDDGGPAAEPDGATDAVDPADPGTTAADTRAAVRAFLDRDVDLVLFVGGDGTAVDVAEVLEADGAETPMLGVPAGVKIYSSVFGVTPADAGRIAAEFDRIADREVNDIDEDAYREGEVRSELRAIVPVPVAPDVQSGKQVASGSVDSLAAGFAREVESDRTYVFGPGSTVGAIESELGIDPSPLGVDVWRDGDVLARDASESEILDVLESPATIVVSPIGGQGFIFGRGNHQISPAVIDRADEIEVVASGTKLDGIGALRVDTDDEDVDDALRGWQQVRTGRFTTRLVKVV; from the coding sequence ATGAAGTCTCTCGGCGTCGTCGTCAACCCGATCGCGGGGATGGGTGGTCGGGTCGGGCTGAAGGGAACCGACGGGAACGTCGCGGAGGCGCGCCGCCGGGGTGCCGAACCGCGCGCGCCCGATCGGGCGCGGACCGCGCTGTCGGCGCTCCATCGCCGCCGGCCGGACTGCACCGTCTACACGGCCGCGGCCGTGATGGGCGAGTACGCGGCTCGCGAGGCGGGCTACGAGCCCGAAGTGGTGTACGATCCACGGGAGGGGAACGGTGACGGGAACCCGGAGAGTGCGTCGGACGATGACGGGGGCCCGGCGGCCGAACCGGACGGTGCCACGGACGCGGTCGATCCCGCCGATCCCGGGACGACGGCCGCGGACACCCGCGCGGCGGTGCGGGCGTTTCTCGATCGCGACGTCGATCTGGTCCTGTTCGTCGGCGGCGACGGGACGGCGGTCGACGTGGCCGAAGTGCTCGAAGCGGACGGCGCCGAGACCCCGATGCTCGGGGTTCCCGCGGGCGTCAAGATCTACTCGTCGGTGTTCGGCGTCACCCCGGCGGACGCGGGACGGATCGCCGCCGAGTTCGATCGGATCGCCGATCGAGAGGTCAACGACATCGACGAGGACGCCTACCGGGAGGGCGAGGTCCGGTCGGAACTGAGAGCGATCGTGCCGGTTCCCGTGGCGCCCGACGTCCAGTCCGGCAAACAGGTCGCGAGCGGGAGCGTCGACTCGCTGGCGGCCGGCTTCGCCCGCGAGGTCGAGTCCGATCGAACCTACGTCTTCGGCCCCGGAAGCACCGTCGGGGCGATCGAGTCCGAACTGGGGATCGACCCCTCCCCGCTCGGCGTCGACGTCTGGCGCGACGGCGACGTGCTCGCACGCGACGCCTCCGAGTCCGAGATTCTCGACGTCCTCGAATCCCCGGCGACGATCGTCGTCTCCCCGATCGGCGGACAGGGCTTCATTTTCGGCCGCGGGAACCACCAGATTTCCCCGGCCGTCATCGATCGGGCCGACGAGATCGAGGTCGTCGCGTCCGGAACCAAACTCGACGGGATCGGCGCGCTCCGGGTCGACACCGACGACGAGGACGTCGACGACGCGCTACGGGGCTGGCAACAGGTCCGGACGGGACGGTTCACGACCCGACTGGTGAAGGTCGTCTGA
- a CDS encoding DMT family transporter — MDEEATGIAYVLVAATGFGTVGIFGTIASDVGLSIPTVLGFRFATATLVLWALLALRGRASLLRGRTLGWAVLLGVCGYGAMSGFYFWALEYMTAGLVAIVLYTFPAFVVGATLVTNPGRISRSLVVALALALGGVVLIVGADPAGADPRGVLIMLGSALAYAGYVMGSERVLESADPEVLTAYVLPAAGTVFGLYGIATGAVTLPAATATTAWGVLLGLGVVGTVGPILALYAGLRRIGASRASVVSTAEPAVAVVLGAVVLAEPITASTVAGGALVLTGVIWIHRRG, encoded by the coding sequence ATGGACGAGGAGGCCACGGGAATCGCGTACGTGCTCGTCGCCGCGACGGGCTTCGGGACCGTGGGCATCTTCGGGACGATCGCGAGCGACGTCGGCCTGTCGATCCCGACGGTGCTGGGGTTCCGGTTCGCGACCGCGACGCTCGTCCTCTGGGCCCTGCTGGCACTGCGCGGTCGGGCCAGCCTGCTCCGGGGCCGGACGCTCGGCTGGGCCGTCCTCCTCGGCGTCTGTGGGTACGGTGCGATGAGCGGGTTCTACTTCTGGGCGCTCGAGTACATGACCGCCGGCCTGGTCGCGATCGTCCTCTACACGTTCCCCGCGTTCGTCGTCGGTGCGACGCTGGTCACGAACCCCGGCCGGATCAGCCGATCGCTGGTGGTGGCGCTCGCGCTCGCGCTCGGGGGCGTCGTCCTGATCGTCGGGGCGGACCCCGCCGGTGCCGATCCCAGGGGCGTCCTCATCATGCTCGGCTCGGCGCTCGCCTACGCCGGCTACGTGATGGGGAGCGAACGGGTCCTCGAGTCGGCCGACCCGGAGGTGCTCACGGCGTACGTGCTTCCCGCCGCGGGAACCGTCTTCGGGCTGTACGGCATCGCGACCGGCGCGGTGACGCTCCCGGCGGCGACGGCGACGACCGCGTGGGGGGTCTTGCTCGGACTCGGCGTGGTCGGGACCGTCGGCCCCATCCTCGCGCTGTACGCCGGCCTGCGGCGAATCGGTGCGAGCCGGGCGAGCGTCGTCAGCACCGCCGAACCCGCCGTCGCCGTCGTCCTCGGTGCCGTCGTGCTGGCCGAGCCGATCACGGCCAGCACCGTCGCCGGCGGCGCGCTCGTCCTGACCGGCGTGATCTGGATCCACCGCCGCGGCTGA
- a CDS encoding DMT family transporter, with the protein MNRSDLEVTPVAALAFAVFAASTSAILVRWSTAPSSIAAFYRVLFTTTLVAPIALLSYREEFGRLSWTDLGFAIVAGVALAVHFAAWFESLNHTSVAASVTLVQTQPIFVALGAALVLGERVNRETVVGIAIAIVGAAAMSFGDAGEAPISDTTLYGNSLALLGAITVAGYVLAGRSIRQRVSLFPYVTVVYTACALTLGLLVGAQGHAYLAYPPREWLLFLGMAIGPGILGHTIVNWVLKHLESVVVSVGWLGEPVGATLLALVLLAEVPDAITIAGGAIVLAGIYVTTIERERRRGPEDAPATDD; encoded by the coding sequence GTGAACCGATCGGACCTCGAGGTGACGCCGGTCGCCGCGCTGGCGTTCGCGGTGTTCGCCGCCAGCACCAGCGCGATTCTCGTCCGGTGGAGTACGGCCCCGAGTTCGATCGCGGCGTTCTACCGGGTGCTGTTCACGACGACGTTGGTCGCGCCGATCGCACTCCTGTCCTATCGCGAGGAGTTCGGGCGGCTCTCGTGGACCGATCTCGGCTTCGCGATCGTCGCCGGCGTCGCGCTCGCGGTCCACTTCGCGGCCTGGTTCGAGAGCCTGAACCACACGAGCGTCGCCGCCAGCGTGACCCTCGTCCAGACCCAGCCGATCTTCGTCGCGCTCGGCGCGGCGCTGGTGCTGGGCGAGCGCGTCAACCGCGAGACGGTCGTCGGCATCGCGATCGCGATCGTCGGTGCGGCGGCGATGTCGTTCGGCGACGCCGGCGAGGCGCCGATCTCGGACACGACGCTGTACGGGAACTCGCTCGCCCTGCTGGGGGCGATCACCGTCGCGGGCTACGTCCTCGCCGGCCGATCGATCCGTCAGCGGGTCTCGCTGTTCCCGTACGTAACCGTCGTCTACACCGCCTGTGCGCTGACGCTCGGGCTCCTGGTGGGCGCGCAGGGCCACGCCTACCTCGCCTATCCGCCCCGCGAGTGGCTCCTCTTTCTCGGGATGGCGATCGGCCCGGGTATCCTCGGTCACACGATCGTCAACTGGGTCCTGAAACACCTCGAGTCGGTCGTGGTGAGCGTCGGCTGGCTCGGCGAACCCGTCGGCGCGACGCTTCTCGCGCTCGTCCTGCTCGCCGAGGTGCCCGACGCGATCACGATCGCGGGCGGGGCGATCGTCCTCGCGGGAATCTACGTGACGACGATCGAGCGGGAGCGACGACGCGGGCCGGAGGACGCGCCAGCAACGGACGACTGA
- a CDS encoding winged helix-turn-helix domain-containing protein, whose amino-acid sequence MSRGGTTGDEPESGAILSALGSKYSAEILCAAGTPKSAQALSDDIEIPIATCYRRIEELVDAGLLTCEGRQLSEEGRRTNIYRRTVDEIEIDFSNDQPEFSRKRRTEAKNRLQDQLED is encoded by the coding sequence ATGTCACGTGGCGGGACGACAGGAGACGAGCCGGAATCGGGGGCGATCCTCTCGGCACTGGGAAGCAAGTACAGCGCGGAGATCCTCTGTGCAGCCGGGACCCCGAAGTCAGCACAGGCACTGAGCGACGACATCGAGATCCCGATCGCGACCTGCTATCGGCGGATCGAGGAACTCGTCGACGCGGGGCTGTTGACCTGCGAGGGGCGACAGCTCTCCGAGGAGGGACGACGGACGAACATCTACCGGCGAACGGTCGACGAGATCGAGATCGACTTCTCGAACGACCAGCCCGAGTTCTCGCGCAAGCGCCGTACGGAGGCCAAAAACAGGCTCCAGGACCAACTCGAGGATTGA
- the lrpA1 gene encoding HTH-type transcriptional regulator LrpA1: MSTQATEDRILEVLEEDAQASYAEIADRANVSKPTVRKYINQLEDEGVIVGYSADVDPKKLSSKTIALVGIDVASERYVEATKALKDLDEIEALYSSSGDHMLMAEVRAADGDEVGDIIADELLEIDGVTAAHPSFLQERLK, translated from the coding sequence ATGAGTACCCAGGCGACGGAAGATCGCATCCTCGAAGTGTTAGAAGAGGATGCCCAGGCCTCCTACGCGGAGATCGCGGACCGGGCGAACGTCTCGAAACCGACGGTCCGGAAGTACATCAACCAGCTCGAAGACGAGGGCGTCATCGTCGGCTATTCGGCCGACGTCGACCCGAAGAAGCTCTCGAGCAAGACCATCGCGCTCGTCGGGATCGACGTCGCGAGCGAACGCTACGTCGAGGCGACGAAGGCGCTGAAGGATCTGGACGAGATCGAGGCGCTGTACAGTTCCAGCGGCGACCACATGCTGATGGCCGAGGTGCGCGCGGCCGACGGCGACGAGGTCGGCGACATCATCGCCGACGAACTGCTCGAGATCGACGGCGTCACGGCGGCCCACCCGTCGTTCCTGCAGGAACGCCTGAAGTGA
- a CDS encoding DUF7525 family protein yields the protein MATQSETTTDKGVGLTLALSVLAVIGAVLMIVGAPDIEAAWGFAAAVLFSSLAVVAIHLYWD from the coding sequence ATGGCTACGCAATCGGAGACGACGACGGACAAGGGTGTCGGGCTGACACTCGCGCTCAGTGTGCTCGCGGTCATCGGGGCAGTGCTGATGATCGTCGGCGCGCCCGACATCGAGGCGGCCTGGGGGTTTGCCGCAGCCGTGCTCTTCAGTTCGCTCGCGGTCGTCGCGATTCACCTGTACTGGGACTAG
- a CDS encoding RNA-guided endonuclease InsQ/TnpB family protein: protein MAKQATRTYVATIRNHRQVCEDLNSLGFAASRLWNVARWTADRIWHETGHIPGHAELSAYLKNHERYADLNAQSSQRVIQELAEAFRGWYAKRQNGNENANPPGYRKRGDEHPRSTVTFKEDGFKHDAKHNRVRLSKGRNLKEHWSDFLLCEYEPDPDATVENVQQVRAVWNDARDEWELHLICGVELEDVDSPGDRTAGIDLGISNIAAVSYGDEAVLYPGGALKENEYYFAKERAKCDDSRSNEARRLDRKWSNRRTHFLHTLSKTIIEECARRGVGTIAVGDLSGIRDDENGETKDWGSKGNQSLHRWAFDRFITILEYKGEERGITVETVDERNTSKTCACCGRKDGGQRVERGLYVCEECDTVANADVNGAENIRCKLEDAKVPPSPTGDSSADRSTGWMAQPAVHLFDRESGRFTPREQVVDCKP from the coding sequence ATGGCGAAACAGGCCACTCGCACCTACGTTGCGACCATTCGCAACCACCGACAGGTGTGCGAGGACCTGAATTCGCTCGGGTTCGCCGCCTCGAGACTCTGGAACGTCGCCCGGTGGACGGCCGATCGCATCTGGCACGAAACCGGCCACATTCCAGGCCATGCCGAGCTGTCCGCGTACCTCAAGAACCACGAACGCTACGCCGACCTCAATGCACAGTCGAGTCAGCGAGTTATCCAAGAACTCGCTGAGGCGTTCCGTGGGTGGTACGCAAAGCGACAGAACGGTAACGAGAACGCGAATCCGCCCGGCTACCGCAAGCGTGGCGACGAGCACCCGCGTTCGACGGTCACGTTCAAAGAGGACGGCTTCAAACACGACGCGAAACACAATCGCGTTCGCCTCTCGAAAGGCCGTAACCTCAAAGAGCACTGGTCGGACTTCCTTCTCTGCGAATACGAACCCGACCCGGACGCGACCGTTGAGAACGTCCAACAGGTGCGCGCCGTCTGGAACGACGCGAGAGACGAGTGGGAACTGCACCTCATCTGTGGCGTCGAACTCGAGGACGTCGATTCACCCGGTGACCGAACCGCCGGCATCGACCTCGGGATTAGCAATATCGCCGCCGTCTCTTACGGCGACGAGGCCGTTCTCTATCCAGGCGGGGCACTCAAAGAGAACGAGTATTACTTCGCCAAGGAACGTGCGAAGTGTGACGACTCGAGGTCGAACGAAGCTCGCCGACTCGACCGAAAATGGTCGAACCGGCGAACGCACTTCTTACACACGCTCTCGAAAACGATCATCGAGGAGTGTGCCCGCCGTGGCGTCGGCACGATCGCCGTCGGCGACCTCTCTGGTATCCGTGACGATGAGAACGGCGAGACAAAAGACTGGGGGTCGAAAGGCAACCAGTCACTCCACCGGTGGGCGTTCGACCGGTTCATCACTATACTCGAGTACAAGGGCGAAGAACGCGGAATTACCGTCGAGACGGTCGACGAACGAAACACCTCGAAGACGTGTGCGTGTTGTGGCCGCAAGGACGGCGGCCAGCGCGTCGAACGCGGCCTGTACGTCTGTGAGGAGTGTGATACCGTCGCCAACGCCGACGTTAACGGAGCCGAAAACATTCGATGCAAACTCGAGGACGCGAAAGTACCTCCAAGTCCGACGGGCGATTCGTCCGCGGATAGGAGTACCGGCTGGATGGCACAGCCAGCAGTCCACCTGTTCGATCGCGAGAGCGGCCGGTTCACACCGAGAGAACAGGTCGTCGACTGCAAACCATAA
- a CDS encoding phosphate uptake regulator PhoU, whose product METRKVQRLGPSTLAMTLPAEWASEHDVEKGDEVSLRTSGKGTLTVMPESASSEETEAIIHSDDLDATAVERAIVAQYVLGRRVIRIECEDGALESETINAVYQAETQLMGLGVIEETPESISIRCSVDPEDFTLDNLLERLERTGQTMRSEAIKALAHGNPDLAQRALNRERQANKIFVLLLRLIFTAYQNPNLARAIGLNSGFPLIGYRSIAKNLELTADNAEDIADIVIETPGHSLNIDSSVMREIRELNDLVDEITSRAVEAAVERDYDKSNEVRELFHEISNREQEILSELPEMSNEDLLRVREVLVSLQQTAQYAMRNAEISANLALNEESEYTTIN is encoded by the coding sequence ATGGAAACGCGGAAAGTGCAACGGCTGGGTCCGTCGACGCTGGCGATGACCCTCCCTGCCGAGTGGGCCTCCGAACACGACGTCGAAAAAGGCGACGAGGTGTCGCTCCGTACCAGCGGCAAGGGCACACTGACGGTGATGCCCGAGTCCGCGAGTTCGGAGGAGACGGAGGCGATTATCCATTCGGACGACCTCGACGCCACCGCGGTCGAGCGCGCGATCGTCGCCCAGTACGTGCTCGGTCGCCGGGTCATCCGCATCGAGTGTGAAGACGGGGCGCTCGAGTCGGAGACGATCAACGCGGTCTACCAGGCCGAGACCCAGTTGATGGGGCTGGGCGTCATCGAGGAGACCCCCGAGAGCATCTCGATCCGATGTTCGGTCGATCCGGAGGACTTCACGCTCGACAACCTGCTCGAACGGCTCGAGCGAACCGGCCAGACGATGCGAAGCGAGGCGATCAAGGCCCTCGCCCACGGCAACCCGGATCTCGCACAGCGCGCGTTGAACCGCGAACGACAGGCCAACAAGATCTTCGTGCTCCTCCTGCGGCTGATCTTCACCGCCTACCAGAACCCGAACCTCGCCCGCGCGATCGGCCTGAACAGCGGCTTCCCGCTCATCGGCTACCGATCGATCGCGAAGAACCTGGAACTCACCGCCGACAACGCCGAAGACATCGCGGACATCGTGATCGAGACCCCGGGCCACAGCCTCAACATCGACAGTTCGGTGATGCGCGAGATCCGGGAACTCAACGACCTGGTCGACGAGATCACCTCGCGAGCGGTCGAGGCGGCCGTCGAACGCGATTACGACAAGTCCAACGAGGTCCGGGAACTGTTCCACGAGATCTCGAACCGGGAACAGGAGATCCTCTCGGAACTGCCGGAGATGTCCAACGAGGACCTGTTGCGCGTCCGCGAAGTGCTCGTCAGCCTCCAGCAGACCGCACAGTACGCGATGCGAAACGCGGAAATCTCGGCGAACCTCGCGCTGAACGAGGAGTCCGAGTACACGACGATCAACTGA
- a CDS encoding nitrous oxide reductase accessory protein NosL, with amino-acid sequence MNGYVSRSTSRRRFLGVVGTGVPVGVTGCLGGTGDDGNDDGDGEHQYATDVEHPGDEPLEFTGEYVCPVCNMIPADYPTWRCQLAHEDGQGALFDTPGCLFAYYAAPPTDAEITAAWVTDFESEALVDGFEASYVLVTDDAAVPEETMGINPRPFENREDAVAYLDEWDAEDLTEDDVVELTDVDREIAAIYRGNRLPDE; translated from the coding sequence ATGAACGGATACGTGAGTCGATCGACTTCCCGCCGTCGATTCCTGGGCGTCGTCGGGACCGGCGTCCCCGTCGGCGTCACCGGCTGTCTCGGCGGGACCGGCGACGACGGTAACGACGACGGTGACGGCGAACACCAGTACGCAACGGACGTCGAGCACCCCGGCGACGAACCCCTCGAATTTACCGGCGAGTACGTCTGCCCGGTCTGTAACATGATCCCGGCTGACTACCCGACGTGGCGGTGCCAGCTCGCCCACGAGGACGGCCAGGGGGCGCTGTTCGACACGCCGGGCTGTCTGTTCGCGTACTACGCCGCGCCCCCGACGGACGCGGAAATCACCGCGGCGTGGGTTACCGACTTCGAAAGCGAGGCCCTCGTCGACGGCTTCGAGGCATCGTACGTGCTCGTTACGGACGACGCTGCGGTCCCCGAGGAGACGATGGGGATCAATCCGCGCCCGTTCGAGAACCGCGAGGACGCCGTCGCCTACCTCGACGAGTGGGACGCCGAGGACCTGACCGAGGACGACGTCGTCGAACTGACCGACGTCGATCGGGAGATCGCCGCGATCTATCGGGGGAACCGGCTTCCCGACGAGTAG
- a CDS encoding SRPBCC family protein — translation MPSYERETTVQAPLEDVWEFHSRVNGLEAVTPAWMGLRVERVIGPDGEPDPELLEAGSEIDLSMRPFGVGPRQHWTSIITERERTDGSAYFRDEMVHGPFGRWVHTHSFYAAGEETVVRDHVDYELPLVQRLGGLADATAPFSQAGFEAMFRNRHRATKAHFE, via the coding sequence ATGCCGTCGTACGAACGCGAGACGACCGTCCAGGCGCCGCTCGAGGACGTGTGGGAGTTTCACTCCCGGGTGAACGGCCTCGAAGCAGTGACGCCGGCGTGGATGGGACTGCGCGTCGAGCGGGTGATCGGCCCGGACGGCGAGCCGGATCCCGAACTGCTCGAGGCAGGGAGCGAAATCGACCTCTCGATGCGTCCGTTCGGCGTCGGGCCGCGCCAGCACTGGACCTCGATCATCACGGAGCGCGAGCGAACGGACGGGTCGGCGTACTTCCGCGACGAGATGGTTCACGGCCCGTTCGGTCGGTGGGTCCACACCCACTCGTTCTACGCCGCCGGCGAGGAGACGGTGGTGCGCGACCACGTCGACTACGAACTGCCCCTCGTCCAGCGGCTCGGCGGTCTCGCCGACGCGACCGCGCCGTTCTCGCAGGCCGGATTCGAGGCGATGTTCCGCAACCGCCACCGCGCGACGAAGGCCCACTTCGAGTAG
- the queC gene encoding 7-cyano-7-deazaguanine synthase QueC: MTADTDATTDESPADRAVVLLSGGMDSATAAYEARDRGCEIYALHTSYGQRTEDRELECARRLADDVDAADFLRIETGHLSAIGASSLTDDEMAVADADMESEEIPTSYVPFRNANLLAMAVSYAEANDCGAVFIGAHSEDFSGYPDCRPEFFEAFEQVVDVGTKPETEIAIEAPFVDWSKTDIARHGVDLGVPYEHTWSCYRENEPACGTCDACAFRLQAFQNVGVRDPIAYAERPTYVDE; encoded by the coding sequence ATGACCGCAGACACCGACGCCACGACCGACGAATCGCCCGCCGACCGCGCCGTCGTCCTCCTCTCGGGCGGCATGGACAGCGCCACCGCCGCCTACGAGGCCCGCGACCGCGGGTGTGAGATCTACGCCCTGCACACCTCCTACGGCCAGCGCACCGAGGATCGCGAACTCGAGTGTGCTCGCCGCCTCGCGGACGACGTAGACGCCGCGGACTTCCTGCGGATCGAGACCGGCCACCTCTCGGCGATCGGGGCCTCGAGCCTCACCGACGACGAGATGGCAGTCGCGGACGCCGACATGGAGAGCGAGGAGATCCCCACCTCTTACGTCCCGTTCCGGAACGCGAACCTGCTCGCGATGGCCGTCTCCTACGCCGAGGCGAACGACTGCGGGGCCGTCTTCATCGGTGCCCACAGCGAGGACTTCTCGGGGTATCCCGACTGCCGCCCCGAGTTCTTCGAGGCCTTCGAGCAGGTGGTCGACGTCGGAACGAAACCCGAGACCGAGATCGCGATCGAGGCCCCGTTCGTCGACTGGTCGAAAACGGACATCGCCCGTCACGGCGTGGACCTCGGGGTCCCGTACGAACACACGTGGAGTTGCTACCGCGAGAACGAACCGGCGTGTGGCACCTGCGACGCCTGCGCCTTCCGGCTCCAGGCGTTCCAGAACGTCGGCGTTCGGGATCCGATCGCGTACGCGGAACGGCCGACCTACGTCGACGAGTGA